Genomic segment of bacterium:
CGCCATGATTTTCCCGCCGGCATCTATTCGCTTTTTCATATTCCGGTCTCCACCCTCAATACCGGCGACGTCTACAGCCGCGCGCTGGTGCGCTGGCTGGAGATCCAGAGATCCATCGAGTTCATTCAGGAGCTTGTCGAATCCTTACCGCCGGGCGAACTGCGGAACAGCCGGACTCCCTCGATGGGCGCCAACCGCTTTGCCGTGGCGTTGAGTGAAGGATGGCGCGGCGAAATCTGCCACATCGTGATCACCGACCGCCACGGCAAACCGGCGCGCTATAAAATTGTCGATCCGTCCTTTCACAACTGGCCGGGGCTGGCGCTGTGCTTGCGCGGGCAGGCCATCTCTGATTTTCCGTTGTGCAATAAAAGTTTTAATCTCTCATATTGCGGGTTTGATCTCTAATGTACACGATCCTGAAAAGCCGTCTGCTCCAGGGCTGCCGCACACAACCCTTTCCGGTCTCGCTCGAATCACTGCCTGACCGGTTTTGCGGTCTGCCTGAAATCACCCCCGGTCTTTGCAGCCGGGATTGCCGGCTGTGCATTCAACACTGTCCCACGGCGGCCATCAGCCGGCTAGCGTCGGAGCACAGAATCCAGATCGATCTGGGGCGGTGCATTTTTTGCGGCGAGTGCGCTGCGGTCTGCCCGACGGAAGCCATCGCCTTTACCCGCGACTATCAGCTCTCTTCCCGCACTCGCAGCGGATTGCTGGTGGGGCAGATGGAAAAACCGTTGCTGGAGCCGCTGACAGGGGAAAAAAGGCAGCTGTTCCACCGGTCTCTCAAACTGCGCCAGGTGAGCGCCGGTGGCTGCAATGGCTGCGAAGTGGATGTGAATGTGCTCAACACCTTGGCGTTTGATCTTGGCCGATTTGGCATCCAGATGGTGGCGTCGCCGCGGCATGCGGATGGATTGCTGGTCACCGGACCGGTGTCGGCAAACATGTACTCGGCGCTGCTCAAGACCTGGGAGGCCGTGCCCCCGCCCAAGCTGGTCATTGCGGTTGGCAGCTGCGCCATCAGCGGTGGGCTGTTCCGTGATTTCGAACAGGTAAAAAACGG
This window contains:
- the nuoB gene encoding NADH-quinone oxidoreductase subunit NuoB — its product is MYTILKSRLLQGCRTQPFPVSLESLPDRFCGLPEITPGLCSRDCRLCIQHCPTAAISRLASEHRIQIDLGRCIFCGECAAVCPTEAIAFTRDYQLSSRTRSGLLVGQMEKPLLEPLTGEKRQLFHRSLKLRQVSAGGCNGCEVDVNVLNTLAFDLGRFGIQMVASPRHADGLLVTGPVSANMYSALLKTWEAVPPPKLVIAVGSCAISGGLFRDFEQVKNGVEGILPVDLYVPGCPPNPWTILDGLARLIGKQRG